In Clostridium ljungdahlii DSM 13528, the genomic window ATCAGATGAACAATTTGACAGAACTTTTAAAACCAATGCATATGGGACTTTCTATATGACAAGGGCAGCAATGAATTATTTAAAATCAGGAGCATGTATAATAAATACAGCTTCTATAGTGGCTTTTAAAGGAAGTGCCACACTTATAGATTATTCTATGACAAAAGGTGCAATAGTAGCTTTTACTAGATCATTATCTACTGCACTTGCAAAGGGGAAGACTGGAATAAGGGTAAATGCAGTTGCACCAGGGCCAATCTGGACACCACTTATACCATCTTGTTTTGATGAAACAAAGACTTCCCAGTTTGGTGAGGATATGCCAATGGCAAGAGCCGGTCAGCCTGTGGAATGTGCAGGAGCTTATGTATTTTTGGCTTCTGAAAATGCATCTTATATTACAGGTCAGACTATCCATGTAAATGGAGGAGAAATAGTGAACGGTTGAATTAACCTGCTAAACTTTACCGATTCCCATCAAATATTGATTATTCCCACTAAACTTTGGCGAAATTGCTATTTGGGTAGGAATTCCACCAATCCAAAACTCAAACAAAAACCAGGTAAACCCCCAGAGCTGAGAACAAAATCTCAGCTCTATTTAAATGAGAAGAATTAGATTTAAGAACCTTAGAAGAACTTATTTAGGTGCGTAGCTACTATTATGAACAGCATAAGGACTCTAAATCGCTGAAGACTAAGAATTCTAATATCTTCCACTTTGATAGAAAAGCAGATATCCCAAATCTTTGATTTGGTGATAGTCGCTTTCGCTGTGTGCAAGCAGATATCCCAAATCTTTGATTTGGTGATAGTCACTTAGTAGTTAGCCATCAGATAAATTGAGCAATTTCATCTATGCTTTTACGTACCTTACTGCGGAGAGTTGTATCTGCAGAATATCCTACACTTATGACAAGCCTAATTCTTTTAGAATTTGGTATGTG contains:
- a CDS encoding SDR family oxidoreductase — protein: MNFPTSFPKQHQNHHPGFQYEMNPMPICDDAVYNRKGELLKGKTAIITGGDSGIGRAVSIAYANQGADVVIVYLNEQKDAEEAKRLVETKGTKCTLIAGDISDVNFCNSVVEKTISEYGKIDILVNNAAVQYECTDIKQLSDEQFDRTFKTNAYGTFYMTRAAMNYLKSGACIINTASIVAFKGSATLIDYSMTKGAIVAFTRSLSTALAKGKTGIRVNAVAPGPIWTPLIPSCFDETKTSQFGEDMPMARAGQPVECAGAYVFLASENASYITGQTIHVNGGEIVNG